From Brassica oleracea var. oleracea cultivar TO1000 chromosome C3, BOL, whole genome shotgun sequence, a single genomic window includes:
- the LOC106334730 gene encoding probable cytosolic oligopeptidase A — MKRITIIATTFVIANTLMATTTTSRASLNLLLRRSPPKLRNAKFFSSSSQFRPSTLPKSYSCPIWSSSFSFCLPPRSTSTSLPFRHFSSSPPSMSSAIAAAVSSAVSDESLLSSNPLLQDFDFPPFDSVDAEHVRPGIRALLQHLEGELEQLEKSVEPSWPKLVEPLEKLVDRLSVVWGVINHLKAVKDTPELRAAIEDVQPEKVKFQLRLGQSKPIYNAFKAIRESPEWSSLSEARQRLVEAQIKEAVLTGIALDDEKREEFNKIEQELEKLSHKFSENVLDATKKFEKLITDKKEMDGLPPSALGLFAQAAVSKGHENATAENGPWVITLDAPSYLPVMQHAKNRALREELYRAYLSRASSGDLDNTAIIDQILKFRLEKAQLLGYNNYAEVSMTMKMATVEKAAELLEKLRSASWGPAVQDMKDLKSFAKSQGAEESGSLTHWDTTFWSERLRESKYDINEEELRPYFSLPKVMDGLFSLAKTLFGVDIEPADGVAPVWNSDVRFYRVKDSSGSPIAYFYFDPYSRPSEKRGGAWMGEVFSRSQVMAQKGTSVRLPVAHMVCNQTPPVGDKPSLMTFREVETVFHEFGHALQHMLTKQDEGLVAGIRNVEWDAVELPSQFMENWCYHRDTLMSIAKHYQTGETLPEEIYKKLLAARTFRAGSFSLRQLKFASLDLELHTNYIPGGPESIYDVDQRVSVKTQVIPPLPEDRFLCGFSHIFAGGYAAGYYSYKWAEVLSADAFSAFEDAGLDDIKAVKETGQRFRNTVLALGGGKAPLKVFVEFRGREPSPEPLLRHNGLLAASASA; from the exons ATGAAGAGAATAACAATAATCGCAACGACGTTTGTTATAGCCAACACTCTAATGGCGACGACTACAACTTCTCGAGCCTCTCTCAACCTCCTCCTTCGCCGCTCACCTCCCAAACTTCGAAACGCTAAATTTTTCTCTTCTTCTTCTCAGTTTCGTCCCTCGACTTTACCTAAATCATACTCGTGCCCTATCTGGTCCTCCTCTTTCTCCTTCTGCCTCCCTCCTAGATCCACCTCCACCTCTCTCCCCTTCCGCCACTTCTCCTCTTCTCCTCCCTCGATGTCCTCCGCCATCGCCGCCGCCGTGAGCTCTGCTGTCTCCGATGAGAGTCTTCTCTCATCGAATCCTCTCTTGCAGGATTTTGATTTCCCTCCGTTTGATTCCGTTGATGCTGAGCACGTTCGTCCCGGGATTCGTGCTCTGCTGCAGCACCTC GAAGGTGAATTGGAGCAGTTAGAGAAATCTGTGGAGCCATCATGGCCAAAACTGGTTGAACCGTTAGAGAAACTCGTTGATCGGTTGAGTGTTGTTTGGGGAGTGATCAATCACCTTAAGGCTGTTAAGGATACGCCTGAACTTCGTGCTGCCATTGAGGACGTTCAG CCCGAGAAGGTGAAGTTTCAGCTCAGGCTGGGGCAAAGCAAGCCTATCTACAATGCCTTCAAAGCTATTCGTGAATCTCCTGAGTGGTCGTCGCTTAGTGAAGCTCGTCAACGTTTAGTTGAAG CACAAATAAAGGAGGCGGTTCTCACTGGTATTGCTCTTGATGATGAAAAGAGAGAAGAGTTTAACAAAATTGAACAG GAACTCGAGAAACTTTCCCATAAGTTTTCTGAGAATGTTTTGGATGCTACAAAGAAGTTTGAAAAGTTGATAACAGACAAGAAAGAGATGGACGGATTGCCTCCAAGTGCTCTTGGGCTATTTGCACAAGCTGCTGTCTCCAAG GGCCATGAAAATGCAACTGCTGAGAATGGACCATGGGTCATTACACTGGATGCTCCTAGTTATCTCCCTGTCATGCAACATGCCAAAAACCGTGCTCTCCGTGAGGAACTCTACCGTGCGTATCTATCTCGTGCCTCTTCTGGTGATTTGGATAACACAGCGATTATTGACCAAATCTTGAAGTTTCGATTGGAAAAGGCTCAGCTTCTTGGTTACAACAATTACGCTGAG GTAAGCATGACTATGAAAATGGCCACTGTTGAGAAAGCAGCAGAGCTTTTAGAGAAGCTTCGTAGTGCTTCGTGGGGTCCAGCGGTTCAAG ACATGAAAGACCTCAAGAGTTTCGCAAAGAGCCAGGGTGCTGAAGAATCTGGCAGCTTGACTCACTGGGACACCACTTTCTGGAGTGAAAGGCTCCGTGAATCCAAATACGATATCAATGAG GAAGAACTACGTCCATACTTCTCTCTGCCAAAGGTTATGGATGGACTTTTCAGCCTAGCTAAGACATTATTTGGAGTCGATATAGAACCAGCAGATGGTGTAGCTCCG GTCTGGAACAGCGATGTTCGGTTCTACCGTGTCAAAGATTCTTCTGGAAGCCCAATCGCTTACTTTTACTTTGATCCATACTCTCGCCCTTCAGAGAAAAGAGGTGGTGCCTGGATGGGTGAGGTTTTTTCCCGTAGCCAAGTCATGGCTCAGAAAGGTACTTCCGTTAGGCTGCCTGTTGCGCACATGGTATGCAACCAAACTCCTCCAGTAGGTGACAAGCCAAGCCTTATGACATTCCGTGAG GTAGAGACTGTGTTTCATGAATTTGGACATGCTCTCCAGCATATGCTTACCAAGCAGGACGAGGGGCTAGTGGCTGGTATTCGAAATGTAGAGTGGGACGCGGTTGAATTACCTTCACAGTTTATGGAAAATTGGTGCTACCACAG GGACACTTTGATGAGCATTGCGAAGCATTATCAAACAGGAGAAACACTCCCAGAGGAAATATACAAGAAACTCCTTGCTGCAAGAACATTTCGTGCAGGGTCCTTCAGTCTTCGTCAG CTGAAATTCGCCAGTCTTGATTTGGAGCTTCACACAAATTACATACCAGGTGGACCAGAATCCATCTATGATGTTGATCAAAGGGTATCAGTAAAAACCCAAGTTATCCCTCCACTTCCTGAGGATAGATTCCTCTGTGGCTTCAGTCACATATTTGCAG GAGGATATGCAGCCGGCTACTACAGTTACAAG TGGGCAGAGGTTTTGTCTGCAGATGCATTTTCAGCGTTTGAAGACGCTGGACTGGACGACATCAAG GCTGTTAAAGAAACAGGACAGAGATTCAGAAACACAGTACTTGCACTTGGAGGAGGAAAAGCGCCTCTCAAG GTGTTCGTTGAGTTCAGAGGACGGGAACCTTCACCAGAGCCTCTTCTCAGACACAATGGACTCTTGGCTGCCTCTGCTTCCGCTTGA